In Ammoniphilus sp. CFH 90114, a single window of DNA contains:
- a CDS encoding S-layer homology domain-containing protein: MRRTLLKLRKKLPLFLTFVMLFGLLPLPQATALEEETSVMKTPVTEEVYQVQQQRSQPKSSSLAWNQLTKLDRGILPSIYVSEEPISRMSSSGRYVGVIRMNVSMGEPMEVREVVSVFDRLTGEIDNVMGPSSMSSFNRIRNFDMSDDARFIAFSHIEDLYPQVTKVYVFDRVTRELETITQTGGRSDSGNGNDRVEISGEGRYIVFDSLAKGLVEEDQDEKRDVFLYDRETKTTTRISTRPGLTEEDLGHSSSPSMSMDGRYIAFDSEVNLLNSAEYNYMTNVYLYDRDTGTIRRISDGLGGEVPDGWSYEPSISADGQTVAFLSDASNLVEGDENYEADLFIYNNQRGIQRIAFVPDGNDHGMFIKSPSISPDGKYVGYELLQYGDEDEIKEAYVADIEAQASVRVTVPQSPLGLINPSRLPTVGMDGNPVVFFSMYNESLNGNDFELPGMFVASMGSAPTWPTGSELQVEGGENNTVVLGWPDAADSSEVLGYQVYKDGTVIGFVPYGQGNQFNSDVQPGMQHTFHIEAVNSNFHVSAKLEKGAGSDPGNPSDRFDISWEADNSRNGLPSPGSEIEIMAYTGKGLDGQAVIEYKVWKDENHTDSKATKLLLEEVTHLPGAYRTKFVLEEGTAELTSLTIKMKDPATGKETEKKAANLPVQISGRVNVNFDNPGDAPLTGAVLSYIHPRFGSHFMMLTGQGAVTLDGLVPGEEYRIVLRSSNNRHILAEADGVKAEAGRTNNVSLTIEQPAKIRFQVLDPKGHPRSGIQIQLYDENQEYLGRYTSGEEGWTYWQEGLVAGSKITAKVDVSGEWVQKVPDQSIELTPGVNETVIQLQALPEGILKGKVVNPAGEPVMNALVKATQTFNGNTIVKEARSNLDGEYQFNSMLTGEVAVEAYETSYSYRTEESLKAHITVGNTTTLTIPVRQPGYGVVNLKVFVKYLDTDWMGPVNMEQMNYMVEIEADRGGWMRGYFQNAYQFSGYPGDTVNVCVTGSTPSFMTVCNKATLDENANGTVEIRYEEKGGRVQAKLAQMDHRWVSGSLYSIQGNSKSWYRSVGDWDMNGDMLNLNIMDPGNYRLELTRRLNSSETRYEYANVEFTVHDQQIVNVGTIQFSPTSYFVNQWGNRFTAWPNRAVPGSVVTFRVFYQNGKNREAKDTYLFLDVPQGMSPVIDTNGNIIVTGAEGAVLEEGKLKVPLGDLTSNQSGGITYQLKVDSAFNRNTVAVAAQIRSNIEGKSIEETMGTIQLDTPRLTLELPEEISQLDTQISGYAPAGSTVKVYDGQALVGSAVASPIGYWSMNATLPDIGNPSVHVLHAETEANSVTLQSEKVYVDYDDSRPRLIEMAMAQAPNQKWVTFGLENGISRLPYSVVPGNPFQFELKFDRPDDVENVYVYLGGQMGEPVKAVRSGDLYRAVAPTGQDALGGIYVSYDVVPGPYTYEADQPSLEQIRQSMPRGMRDFEVVSTTPFELKDGKYTGTAVLHLPQLDDMKMTVTFTLQPHAGYQPSDGEIALAQKSGDPVLGSSFDAVETEEGLTSITKGYVPMDLIFQNGAPGAPDAFTALSRIERWIGKAEQYKDLAEYSTHVHMEFNERYKTVKDIKGQFDSYKSYAGKINRITYNVERGLDCLAELPTTVKQAGKALGAVVIGEVAKVGLGAWTGAMGLVGPAGAAAGFAAQVASSKIDKYVDAQIDSIGTGYNQCNDEDEKKRKRKKIADPKWIYDPSGYVYEAVPENRLEDVLATVLYLDGGQWTVWDAGPYEQVNPHYTDREGRYGWDVPPGKWKVVWEKEGYEVQTSAELDVPPPHTEVHAGLISRAAPQVETVTGYTYEGGSFVDIVFTKYLKVSELPNRTMEIKDSEGSALGGTIQFVEASEDPVQEGEKLSRTLRFQPNQELRLNEQYDIKIHPHPFKSYADVWMTDSYTGSFSVKELDTVGPRPVSASGDEGGRMIRLTFNEALGRTIDRGRFEVNGAEGAVVSAVTDVKDSKVLYLTLTQPISSDAQVLIREGAATDLTGNASGEESITVSIQSAVSNNAWLGGLAITPGVLSPNFSSEQMNYTLRLPVSVGDIDVTASLSHAQAKLVIEGDLAASGTTKRVRIPHTGEITLVSTAPDGVTKRIYTIQVERVDETQDDATLSSITVNPGTLNPIFQPTVLEYGVIVDQSVTELTITAVGNDPHSKLKMNGVAVNSGNAMPVIIPSDGRIQLEVTAPDGVTRNTYLIQVSRKSGSSGGSGGGSTPISVGDSLDVGKDAQIEKRKAANGGVSLHVTLNRETVKKALERRGKEEKPLFVETTEQADEYVLNFESEVLNELKKASAVVIWKTGLANLTIPMASVESKLSKGVYLIIGKPTVQEGKTYLEAAKQQSTSLKLEQGPILAGVFEQTGEAISPVMFEMEFLSREVKQEAVYHYQLNKSLWTFLKNGTTVSIDSPSILAVMTYNHSFTDLIGHWAKEDIEWMAQRLLVSGYSVSEFKPQQAVSRAEFTTMLVRALGLTSNLSDGTVRFTDVSNEDWFYTTVRTGVEAGIVTGMPDGTFKPNETITREQMTIMIWKAYLMKMKERSAAAPKADLNRLNRYQDREQVAKWSANEIALSLQEGLVKGVTDRRFDPKGMATRAQAVVVIKNLVKD, from the coding sequence GTACCCGTCCAGGTCTCACGGAAGAGGACCTAGGTCACAGTAGTTCCCCCTCCATGAGCATGGATGGACGTTATATTGCCTTTGATTCTGAGGTGAATCTTTTAAATTCTGCGGAGTACAACTACATGACAAATGTTTACCTCTATGACCGGGACACAGGGACAATCAGGCGGATAAGTGATGGACTGGGCGGAGAGGTGCCCGACGGGTGGAGTTACGAACCTTCGATTAGTGCAGATGGGCAAACCGTTGCCTTCTTATCTGATGCGTCGAATTTAGTAGAGGGTGATGAGAATTATGAAGCAGATTTATTTATTTATAATAACCAACGTGGTATCCAACGTATAGCGTTTGTACCGGATGGTAACGATCATGGGATGTTTATCAAGAGCCCATCCATTAGTCCGGATGGTAAATATGTTGGTTATGAGCTTCTTCAATATGGTGATGAGGATGAGATCAAGGAAGCGTATGTGGCGGACATTGAAGCCCAAGCTTCCGTAAGGGTCACAGTCCCTCAGTCGCCTCTTGGACTAATCAATCCTAGTCGATTACCGACTGTGGGAATGGATGGTAATCCTGTCGTTTTCTTTTCCATGTATAACGAGAGCCTGAATGGAAACGACTTCGAGCTACCAGGCATGTTTGTAGCTTCTATGGGCAGTGCACCCACATGGCCTACAGGCAGTGAGCTACAAGTGGAAGGTGGAGAGAATAACACGGTGGTCCTAGGCTGGCCTGATGCTGCAGATTCAAGTGAAGTGTTAGGTTATCAGGTCTACAAGGATGGAACGGTCATTGGCTTTGTTCCATATGGTCAGGGTAATCAGTTTAACAGTGATGTCCAACCTGGAATGCAGCATACCTTCCACATTGAAGCGGTCAATTCGAATTTTCATGTAAGTGCTAAACTGGAAAAAGGTGCGGGATCTGATCCAGGAAACCCGAGTGATCGATTTGACATCTCGTGGGAAGCGGACAACTCGCGCAATGGTCTTCCTTCTCCCGGAAGTGAAATAGAGATTATGGCCTATACGGGTAAAGGGCTTGATGGTCAAGCGGTAATAGAGTACAAGGTTTGGAAGGATGAGAACCATACCGACTCTAAAGCAACGAAACTACTATTGGAGGAAGTGACCCATCTTCCTGGTGCCTATCGTACGAAGTTCGTTCTCGAGGAAGGAACAGCAGAACTGACTTCCTTAACGATAAAGATGAAAGATCCGGCAACAGGTAAAGAAACCGAGAAGAAGGCCGCTAACTTACCCGTTCAAATCAGTGGAAGGGTAAACGTGAATTTTGATAACCCTGGCGATGCCCCTCTGACTGGCGCGGTTCTTTCCTATATTCATCCACGGTTTGGCAGTCATTTTATGATGCTGACGGGGCAAGGAGCGGTGACCTTAGACGGTTTGGTACCAGGAGAAGAGTATCGAATAGTCTTGCGCTCCTCCAATAATCGGCACATCCTAGCCGAAGCAGATGGGGTCAAAGCTGAGGCCGGACGTACGAATAACGTTTCACTAACCATCGAGCAGCCTGCAAAAATCCGTTTTCAAGTTTTAGACCCGAAAGGCCATCCTCGAAGTGGTATACAAATCCAGCTTTACGATGAGAATCAAGAATATCTGGGAAGGTATACGAGTGGTGAAGAAGGCTGGACATATTGGCAAGAAGGCTTGGTCGCAGGAAGTAAAATTACGGCTAAGGTTGATGTGAGCGGTGAATGGGTTCAGAAGGTGCCCGATCAGAGCATTGAGCTTACTCCTGGGGTGAATGAAACAGTTATCCAACTTCAGGCACTTCCCGAAGGTATTTTAAAAGGGAAAGTTGTTAATCCGGCAGGTGAGCCGGTAATGAATGCGCTCGTCAAGGCGACGCAAACCTTTAATGGAAACACGATTGTTAAGGAAGCAAGAAGTAACCTTGACGGAGAATATCAATTTAACTCTATGTTGACAGGGGAAGTAGCTGTGGAGGCCTACGAAACCTCCTATTCTTATCGAACAGAGGAGAGCTTGAAGGCTCATATCACCGTAGGGAATACGACCACGCTGACGATTCCGGTGCGACAGCCTGGGTACGGTGTTGTGAATTTGAAAGTCTTTGTCAAGTATCTTGATACAGACTGGATGGGTCCGGTCAATATGGAACAGATGAATTATATGGTTGAAATTGAAGCGGATCGTGGCGGATGGATGAGAGGGTATTTCCAAAATGCCTACCAGTTCAGTGGCTATCCTGGAGATACAGTTAACGTTTGTGTAACGGGATCTACGCCGAGTTTCATGACGGTATGTAATAAGGCTACGTTAGATGAGAATGCCAATGGAACCGTAGAGATACGGTATGAGGAGAAAGGTGGCCGTGTTCAAGCTAAGCTTGCGCAGATGGATCACCGTTGGGTTAGTGGGTCGCTTTATAGTATTCAAGGCAACTCAAAAAGTTGGTATCGATCTGTAGGGGACTGGGATATGAACGGTGACATGCTGAATCTGAATATCATGGATCCCGGCAACTACCGCTTAGAGCTCACTCGTAGATTAAATTCATCTGAAACTCGATACGAATATGCCAATGTAGAATTTACGGTTCATGATCAGCAGATTGTCAACGTCGGAACTATTCAATTTAGCCCAACGAGTTATTTTGTAAATCAATGGGGAAATCGCTTTACAGCTTGGCCGAACCGGGCGGTCCCCGGCAGTGTGGTTACCTTCCGAGTCTTCTACCAGAACGGGAAAAATAGGGAGGCAAAGGATACCTATTTATTTCTCGACGTTCCTCAAGGCATGTCTCCTGTCATCGATACAAATGGAAATATCATTGTAACAGGAGCTGAAGGAGCGGTGCTCGAAGAAGGAAAGCTAAAGGTTCCGCTTGGTGATCTGACTTCCAATCAGTCTGGAGGCATTACCTATCAATTGAAGGTAGATTCTGCGTTTAATCGAAACACGGTTGCTGTGGCGGCTCAAATTCGATCAAACATTGAGGGGAAATCCATTGAGGAAACGATGGGGACCATTCAATTAGATACGCCGAGGCTAACCCTGGAGCTTCCCGAGGAAATCAGTCAATTGGATACCCAAATCAGCGGTTATGCGCCAGCTGGCAGCACCGTTAAAGTTTATGACGGGCAAGCATTAGTTGGAAGTGCCGTGGCTTCACCTATAGGTTACTGGAGTATGAATGCCACGTTGCCGGATATAGGAAACCCGAGCGTTCATGTTCTGCATGCCGAAACGGAGGCGAATTCTGTTACGCTTCAGAGTGAGAAGGTGTATGTCGATTATGATGATTCTCGTCCAAGGCTGATAGAAATGGCTATGGCCCAAGCGCCCAATCAAAAATGGGTTACCTTCGGCTTAGAAAATGGTATTTCTCGACTGCCCTACTCGGTTGTTCCAGGCAACCCGTTTCAATTTGAACTGAAATTTGACCGACCGGATGATGTAGAGAATGTGTATGTGTACCTTGGGGGACAAATGGGTGAACCGGTTAAGGCTGTACGAAGTGGAGACCTTTACCGTGCAGTTGCGCCTACTGGGCAGGATGCCTTAGGTGGCATATACGTTTCCTATGATGTGGTACCAGGACCATATACGTATGAGGCAGATCAGCCAAGTCTAGAACAAATCCGTCAGTCAATGCCAAGAGGGATGCGGGATTTTGAAGTCGTTTCTACCACTCCTTTTGAATTAAAGGATGGCAAGTATACAGGAACCGCCGTTTTACATTTGCCGCAGCTCGATGATATGAAAATGACAGTGACCTTCACGCTCCAACCCCATGCGGGTTATCAGCCTTCGGATGGCGAAATTGCCTTAGCGCAGAAATCGGGCGATCCCGTGTTGGGCAGTTCATTCGATGCGGTAGAAACGGAAGAAGGGCTCACATCCATCACCAAAGGGTATGTTCCCATGGATCTGATTTTTCAAAATGGAGCCCCGGGGGCGCCTGATGCCTTTACCGCTTTAAGCCGAATTGAACGATGGATTGGCAAAGCGGAACAATATAAGGATCTTGCCGAATACTCCACCCATGTTCATATGGAATTTAACGAAAGGTACAAAACGGTCAAGGATATTAAAGGGCAGTTTGACAGCTATAAAAGCTATGCAGGAAAAATTAACCGCATCACGTACAATGTGGAAAGAGGATTGGACTGTCTGGCTGAACTTCCAACAACCGTCAAGCAAGCGGGAAAAGCTCTTGGTGCCGTTGTCATCGGTGAGGTGGCAAAGGTGGGATTAGGAGCTTGGACCGGAGCCATGGGTCTCGTGGGTCCTGCGGGAGCAGCAGCAGGATTTGCTGCACAGGTCGCAAGCAGTAAAATTGACAAATATGTAGATGCGCAGATTGATTCGATCGGAACAGGCTACAATCAATGTAATGATGAAGATGAAAAGAAACGAAAGAGGAAGAAAATAGCCGATCCAAAGTGGATTTATGATCCAAGTGGTTATGTTTATGAAGCAGTGCCTGAGAACCGCCTGGAGGATGTGCTAGCTACTGTTCTTTATCTTGATGGAGGTCAATGGACGGTCTGGGATGCCGGCCCATACGAGCAAGTCAACCCTCATTATACGGACCGGGAAGGCAGATATGGGTGGGACGTTCCGCCTGGGAAGTGGAAGGTGGTTTGGGAAAAAGAAGGCTATGAAGTGCAGACCAGTGCAGAGCTTGATGTACCGCCGCCACACACAGAAGTGCATGCCGGTCTCATATCAAGAGCAGCCCCTCAGGTTGAGACGGTTACAGGTTACACCTATGAAGGTGGAAGCTTTGTCGATATTGTCTTTACGAAATATCTAAAGGTTTCCGAGCTTCCTAATAGAACCATGGAAATTAAGGATTCTGAAGGATCCGCTCTAGGCGGCACCATTCAATTCGTAGAGGCATCGGAAGACCCAGTTCAAGAAGGGGAAAAGTTGTCGAGGACATTACGTTTTCAACCCAATCAGGAACTTCGTTTGAATGAGCAGTACGATATAAAGATCCATCCACACCCATTTAAGAGCTATGCCGATGTATGGATGACTGATTCCTATACGGGAAGCTTTAGTGTGAAAGAGCTGGATACCGTCGGTCCTCGACCTGTAAGTGCCTCAGGAGATGAAGGTGGAAGGATGATTCGACTTACTTTCAACGAGGCATTGGGAAGAACAATTGATCGAGGAAGATTCGAGGTGAATGGTGCTGAGGGAGCCGTAGTTTCCGCAGTCACAGATGTAAAGGATAGCAAGGTGCTGTATTTAACTTTGACTCAGCCTATTTCTAGTGACGCGCAAGTTCTTATTCGAGAGGGAGCGGCTACAGACTTAACAGGAAATGCTTCTGGTGAAGAGAGTATAACGGTTTCGATCCAGTCTGCGGTATCGAATAATGCCTGGCTTGGGGGACTTGCCATTACTCCAGGTGTATTATCCCCCAACTTTAGCTCGGAGCAGATGAATTATACGCTTCGTCTTCCGGTTTCTGTAGGGGATATTGATGTCACGGCGAGTTTGTCTCATGCTCAAGCCAAGTTGGTTATAGAAGGGGATCTAGCAGCTAGTGGAACGACAAAGAGAGTTCGCATTCCACATACTGGGGAGATTACGCTTGTTTCAACGGCTCCGGATGGTGTCACGAAGCGAATCTATACGATTCAAGTGGAACGTGTGGATGAGACACAAGACGATGCTACACTATCGTCCATAACCGTAAATCCAGGTACCCTGAATCCAATATTCCAGCCAACGGTATTAGAGTATGGGGTCATAGTGGACCAATCCGTAACGGAGCTCACCATTACGGCAGTTGGGAATGACCCTCACAGTAAGTTGAAAATGAATGGGGTAGCTGTAAACAGTGGAAATGCTATGCCTGTAATTATCCCGAGTGATGGGAGGATTCAATTGGAGGTAACGGCTCCAGATGGAGTCACGAGGAATACCTACTTGATTCAAGTGTCTCGAAAATCAGGAAGCTCGGGAGGTTCAGGAGGAGGGTCTACTCCAATCTCTGTAGGGGATTCGCTTGACGTCGGGAAAGATGCCCAGATAGAGAAGCGTAAAGCGGCGAACGGTGGAGTATCTTTACACGTTACTCTAAACAGAGAAACCGTAAAGAAAGCTCTAGAACGCAGAGGAAAAGAAGAAAAGCCACTTTTTGTCGAGACCACTGAGCAGGCGGATGAGTACGTACTAAACTTTGAATCTGAGGTCCTCAACGAACTGAAGAAAGCTTCCGCCGTCGTCATCTGGAAAACAGGTCTAGCTAATCTGACCATCCCGATGGCAAGTGTCGAATCTAAGCTTTCGAAGGGTGTCTATCTGATCATCGGCAAGCCGACGGTGCAAGAAGGGAAGACGTACCTGGAGGCTGCGAAACAACAGAGTACATCGTTAAAGCTTGAGCAAGGTCCTATTCTTGCTGGTGTGTTTGAGCAAACGGGAGAGGCCATATCACCGGTAATGTTTGAGATGGAGTTTCTGTCAAGAGAGGTGAAGCAGGAAGCTGTCTATCATTATCAGCTTAATAAGAGCCTATGGACTTTCTTAAAAAACGGTACCACGGTAAGCATCGATTCACCAAGCATCTTGGCTGTGATGACGTACAACCATTCATTTACAGATCTTATTGGTCATTGGGCAAAAGAAGATATTGAGTGGATGGCTCAACGTTTGTTGGTCAGTGGTTATTCTGTGAGTGAGTTCAAACCACAGCAAGCCGTCAGTCGAGCCGAGTTCACAACGATGTTAGTAAGGGCATTGGGATTAACATCGAATCTATCAGATGGAACAGTACGTTTTACGGATGTTTCTAACGAAGATTGGTTCTATACGACGGTCCGAACAGGGGTTGAAGCCGGCATTGTTACAGGAATGCCTGATGGCACATTCAAGCCGAATGAAACGATCACCAGAGAACAAATGACCATTATGATATGGAAGGCTTACTTGATGAAGATGAAGGAACGTTCCGCTGCGGCTCCTAAGGCCGATCTGAATAGACTAAATCGATACCAAGACAGAGAGCAAGTAGCCAAATGGTCTGCAAATGAAATCGCACTGTCGCTTCAAGAGGGTCTGGTTAAAGGGGTAACAGACCGTCGTTTCGATCCGAAAGGAATGGCGACAAGAGCTCAAGCCGTTGTAGTCATTAAGAACCTCGTAAAAGATTAA
- the tkt gene encoding transketolase: protein MSIDQLAINAIRALSIDMVEQANSGHPGMPMGAAPMAYELWAKQMNHNPANPEWVNRDRFVLSAGHGSALLYSLLHLTGYDLPIEELKNFRQWGSKTPGHPEFGHTPGVEATTGPLGQGVAMAVGMAMAEAHLAATYNKEGFKVVDHYTYTICGDGDLMEGVSAEAASMAGHMGLGKLIVLYDSNDISLDGELSFAFTESVAKRYESYGWQYLRVEDGNDIEAIGRAIQEAKQDLVRPAMIEVRTVIGYGSPNKAGKSAAHGSPLGKDEVTLTKQTYGWEHEPFDVPEDARNHFAQIKGELQKKEDQWNELFAGYKQAHPELAQQFEQAMKGELPEGWDADLPVFGTDAPKMATRESSGAALNAIAKNLPTLFGGSADLASSNNTTLKGLDVFDRHNYAGRNVWFGVREFAMAAALNGLSLHGGVRPYGGTFFVFSDYLRPAVRLSALMKQPVIYVLTHDSIAVGEDGPTHEPVEHLPSLRVMPNLLVMRPADANETIQAYRYAIEQKENPVAMVLTRQKLPVLEGSAEKAREGVAKGAYVVADPADGAKPQVQLLATGSEVSLAVEAQVALAAKGIAARVVSMPSWELFEKQSQEYKDSVILPDVKARVGIEMAYPLGWEKYVGDHGTIIGIKEFGASAPGDRILKEYGFTVENVVAQVEKVLG from the coding sequence ATGTCAATCGATCAATTGGCCATTAATGCCATACGCGCCCTCTCCATTGATATGGTAGAGCAAGCAAATTCCGGACATCCAGGCATGCCCATGGGGGCTGCTCCCATGGCTTACGAGCTGTGGGCAAAGCAGATGAACCACAATCCAGCGAATCCCGAGTGGGTCAACCGCGACCGTTTTGTCCTTTCCGCTGGACATGGTTCTGCCTTACTTTACAGCTTGCTTCACCTTACCGGTTACGATCTTCCCATCGAAGAGTTGAAGAACTTCCGTCAATGGGGCAGTAAAACACCTGGACACCCTGAGTTTGGCCACACTCCAGGCGTAGAAGCCACAACCGGACCACTTGGACAAGGAGTTGCTATGGCCGTGGGGATGGCTATGGCCGAAGCCCATTTAGCTGCGACTTATAATAAAGAAGGATTTAAAGTCGTCGATCATTATACATACACCATCTGCGGAGACGGGGACTTAATGGAAGGCGTATCCGCTGAGGCCGCTTCGATGGCCGGACATATGGGACTTGGTAAGCTGATTGTCCTCTATGATTCCAATGATATTTCCCTTGATGGTGAACTTAGCTTTGCCTTCACCGAAAGTGTAGCGAAGCGCTATGAATCTTACGGCTGGCAATACCTTCGCGTAGAAGACGGAAACGACATCGAGGCGATAGGACGAGCTATACAAGAAGCAAAGCAAGACCTTGTTCGACCTGCGATGATCGAAGTCCGTACCGTGATTGGCTACGGCAGCCCGAATAAAGCAGGAAAATCCGCTGCTCACGGCTCCCCACTAGGGAAAGACGAGGTCACTTTAACTAAGCAAACGTATGGCTGGGAGCATGAACCTTTTGACGTACCAGAGGATGCGCGCAACCATTTTGCCCAAATCAAAGGAGAATTGCAGAAAAAAGAAGATCAATGGAATGAGCTCTTCGCCGGTTATAAGCAAGCCCACCCTGAATTGGCTCAGCAATTTGAGCAAGCCATGAAGGGCGAGCTTCCTGAAGGCTGGGATGCAGACCTTCCTGTCTTCGGAACCGATGCACCGAAGATGGCTACGCGCGAATCTTCTGGCGCTGCGCTGAATGCCATTGCGAAAAACCTGCCGACTCTATTCGGAGGATCTGCCGATCTAGCTTCTTCCAACAATACGACATTGAAAGGCCTAGACGTCTTCGATCGTCATAATTATGCGGGCCGTAACGTATGGTTTGGTGTTCGTGAATTTGCGATGGCGGCTGCGTTGAACGGATTGTCTTTACATGGAGGGGTTCGTCCGTATGGCGGAACGTTCTTCGTCTTCTCTGACTACCTGCGTCCAGCTGTCCGTTTATCTGCTTTAATGAAGCAACCCGTGATTTACGTTCTGACTCACGACAGCATCGCCGTAGGAGAAGATGGTCCGACTCACGAACCTGTGGAGCACCTGCCTTCCCTTCGCGTCATGCCAAACCTACTGGTTATGCGTCCAGCGGATGCCAACGAAACCATCCAAGCTTACCGCTATGCGATCGAGCAAAAGGAAAACCCTGTCGCGATGGTGCTGACTCGTCAGAAGCTTCCGGTTCTTGAAGGAAGTGCAGAAAAAGCCCGTGAAGGCGTCGCAAAAGGAGCCTACGTGGTGGCAGATCCAGCTGATGGAGCGAAGCCACAAGTTCAATTGCTGGCAACGGGTTCCGAAGTCAGCTTAGCAGTTGAAGCACAGGTGGCCCTCGCAGCCAAAGGCATCGCCGCTCGCGTCGTGAGCATGCCAAGCTGGGAGCTTTTCGAAAAGCAATCTCAGGAATACAAAGACTCCGTTATCCTTCCTGACGTCAAGGCTCGCGTCGGCATCGAGATGGCTTACCCACTGGGCTGGGAGAAGTATGTGGGTGACCACGGAACGATCATCGGCATCAAGGAATTTGGTGCTTCCGCTCCTGGAGACCGTATCCTGAAGGAATATGGATTCACGGTGGAGAATGTGGTAGCTCAGGTAGAGAAGGTTTTGGGATAA
- a CDS encoding endospore germination permease, whose product MERISAHQGMLIICALTLNSTLISVPAQVIGMAKQDAWICYLIAMVIPLSAWWLISRILARFPDHDLLTIMIERYPYLGRVFGFSYLLFFLIILARDIRLISDFINIIILQNTPIVVITSLAVITAIFMTRGGIELVGRTAEIYQSALILIVLSLPIFLLREFDGRDFLPIFEASVGDLLNGSWYAVAYLGEMIALAFMVPGKQISFRHGLWGFFIAIFLLEILITFNVTVLGPELAPRFMYPNQEMIRAIRITDFLDRLDLPIIGIWMPAMIVKIGVGLFLVCHAIKQLAPKISPKSIMGPLGLFSLVCSFWFFSDAIQTLNFNRTWPAIALLFEWLIPVLLFWILKPKNGRSVNK is encoded by the coding sequence TTGGAAAGGATCTCTGCTCACCAAGGAATGCTGATTATCTGTGCCTTAACGCTCAATTCGACTCTGATCAGCGTGCCGGCCCAAGTGATTGGAATGGCTAAACAAGACGCCTGGATCTGCTATCTAATCGCGATGGTCATCCCTCTTTCCGCTTGGTGGCTCATCTCCAGGATTCTAGCCCGTTTCCCAGACCATGATCTACTAACCATTATGATTGAGCGATATCCATACTTGGGTAGGGTGTTCGGTTTTTCCTATCTTCTCTTTTTTTTGATTATCCTAGCTCGAGATATTCGGTTAATCAGTGATTTCATTAATATTATCATCCTACAGAATACACCAATCGTGGTCATAACTTCTCTTGCGGTAATAACGGCGATCTTTATGACCCGTGGGGGGATTGAACTCGTCGGAAGAACGGCTGAGATTTATCAGAGCGCTTTGATCCTGATTGTTTTATCCCTCCCGATCTTCCTATTACGTGAATTTGATGGTCGAGATTTTCTACCGATCTTTGAAGCAAGCGTTGGAGATCTGCTCAATGGCAGCTGGTATGCTGTCGCCTATCTTGGCGAGATGATTGCCTTGGCTTTCATGGTACCGGGAAAACAAATTTCTTTCCGACATGGTCTATGGGGATTTTTTATAGCGATCTTTCTGTTAGAAATTCTCATCACGTTCAATGTTACCGTTCTCGGTCCGGAACTGGCTCCCCGATTCATGTACCCGAATCAGGAGATGATTCGCGCGATCCGGATAACCGACTTTCTCGATCGTTTGGATCTTCCTATTATCGGAATCTGGATGCCCGCCATGATTGTCAAGATCGGAGTAGGACTTTTCTTGGTTTGTCACGCCATTAAGCAATTAGCACCCAAAATCTCCCCCAAGTCCATCATGGGACCTCTCGGACTTTTTTCTCTGGTGTGTTCCTTCTGGTTTTTTAGTGACGCCATTCAGACTCTGAACTTTAACAGGACTTGGCCAGCCATCGCCCTTCTATTTGAATGGCTGATTCCTGTCCTTCTGTTTTGGATCCTCAAACCAAAGAACGGGAGAAGTGTGAATAAATAA